The following are encoded in a window of Arthrobacter sp. NicSoilB4 genomic DNA:
- a CDS encoding molybdopterin-dependent oxidoreductase, with product MDKPSTQTPRAEELSIGERARTRPGQRPATRRLSGPGALAALAGVAAAAVVLSVAELVGAFFTARATPVIALGSTFIDFTPSWMKDFAIATFGTNDKLALFVGMAVTILVLACVLGIVAYRKWALGVAGVLLMGAVIVASVVTRASVKPLDAIPTLIGTVAGLIALRFLITKLWRMQEWPEMDSDLAAKDPERPATTRRAFFAATGVTAAASAIAATGGRMLSAARSNIAQARESLQLPAPAKPAPAVPAGVQSKAPGVTPWLTPNNDFYRIDTALSVPEINVQDWELRIHGLVEQEVRLSFQDLLDANLIESHVSLTCVSNPVGGNLAGNAKWLGMPIRDVLKMARPKEGADMVLSTSIDGFSASTPLEVLQDDRDAMLAIGMNGEALPLEHGYPVRMVVPGLYGFVSATKWVVDLEVTRFADSKAYWTQRGWSERGPIKTMARVEVPKSFAKVPAGRVAIGGTAWAQTRGITKVEVQIDNGPWTEATLSDEASLITWRQWSFDWEATPGPHYIKARATDGTGEVQTDKRADPVPDGASGWQSLMVTVE from the coding sequence ATGGACAAGCCCAGCACGCAGACGCCCCGCGCGGAAGAACTCAGCATCGGGGAGCGCGCCCGGACGCGGCCCGGCCAGCGCCCCGCCACAAGGCGGCTGTCCGGGCCCGGCGCCCTTGCCGCACTGGCGGGGGTGGCCGCCGCCGCCGTCGTGCTGTCCGTTGCCGAACTGGTCGGCGCGTTCTTCACGGCGCGGGCGACGCCGGTGATCGCCCTGGGCTCGACCTTCATTGACTTCACCCCGTCGTGGATGAAGGATTTCGCGATCGCCACGTTCGGCACGAATGACAAGCTCGCCCTGTTCGTCGGCATGGCTGTGACCATCCTGGTGCTCGCCTGCGTCCTGGGCATCGTGGCCTACCGTAAGTGGGCCCTCGGCGTCGCGGGTGTGCTGCTGATGGGCGCCGTGATCGTCGCGAGCGTGGTGACGCGGGCCAGTGTGAAACCGCTGGATGCGATACCCACGCTGATCGGCACCGTGGCCGGGCTCATTGCGCTCCGGTTCCTGATCACGAAGTTGTGGCGGATGCAGGAGTGGCCGGAGATGGACTCGGACCTGGCCGCAAAGGACCCGGAACGGCCCGCGACGACCCGGCGCGCCTTCTTCGCCGCGACCGGAGTCACCGCCGCGGCCTCAGCCATCGCCGCGACCGGCGGGCGGATGCTCAGCGCGGCCCGCAGCAATATCGCCCAGGCCCGCGAATCCCTCCAGCTCCCGGCACCGGCGAAGCCCGCCCCCGCTGTGCCCGCCGGCGTGCAGTCCAAGGCGCCCGGGGTCACGCCGTGGCTGACGCCCAATAATGACTTCTATCGCATTGACACGGCCCTGAGCGTGCCCGAAATCAACGTCCAGGACTGGGAGTTGCGCATCCACGGGCTCGTCGAACAGGAAGTCCGCCTCAGCTTCCAGGACCTGCTCGACGCGAATCTGATTGAGTCCCACGTGTCGCTGACCTGCGTGTCCAACCCGGTCGGCGGGAACCTGGCCGGCAACGCCAAATGGCTGGGCATGCCCATCCGTGACGTGCTCAAGATGGCCCGGCCCAAGGAGGGCGCGGACATGGTGCTGTCCACGTCGATCGACGGGTTCAGCGCCTCGACCCCGCTCGAGGTCCTCCAGGACGACCGTGATGCCATGCTGGCGATTGGCATGAACGGTGAAGCCCTGCCGCTGGAACACGGCTACCCGGTGCGCATGGTGGTCCCTGGCCTGTACGGCTTCGTCTCCGCCACCAAATGGGTAGTGGACCTGGAAGTCACCCGGTTCGCGGACAGCAAGGCCTACTGGACGCAGCGCGGCTGGTCCGAACGCGGCCCCATCAAGACCATGGCCCGGGTGGAGGTCCCGAAGTCCTTCGCCAAGGTGCCGGCCGGGCGGGTCGCGATCGGCGGCACCGCCTGGGCCCAGACGCGCGGCATCACCAAGGTGGAAGTGCAGATCGACAACGGGCCCTGGACCGAAGCCACCCTCTCCGACGAGGCCTCGCTCATCACGTGG